The nucleotide sequence GTATGGTGAAAATGTACCTTTTGCTAAAGCTTATACAAGTTCCTTGGTCCGTAAAAACTATGTTAGGTTTGTGCCTTCTAGTTTGATTAACTTTTATTCCAGCCACATCTCTATTTCTTGCCCatttaaacaaaaccaaacaaaaaccaaccaaccaaacaaacaaacaaaaaaagaacagctgaaaaaaaaatcgaTTTCCAATAGTTTGTACATTTTGACGTTTTGCTTGTCTGTTTTACTGTGGCTTCTGCACTTCCAATCAGCACTTGCAGGTAATGGGGTTTTGGAACAGTATCACCTGGTATGAAAAGTTTTCCCAAGAAACCACAAAAGAttgttcatctttttcctttttctttctctctctctttttgtcaacATTTTGCCACACTCGAGTCAGTTTAAGTCCTAGCAAAAAGACGGTAGTTAGGACACCACTGTTGCTGCAGAGGATGTGACACTGGTTGAATTTGTGCTGACGTTTGTGTAACTTCCCTCGCTGTTTGTGTTTGATTCATTAGGGGGCACTTGGCTGGAATTGGCTCGGAGGATTGCTCCTGCTGCGCTGCAGTGTGGCCGAGGCCCCGGTTCTGGTGTGTAGGTAAAGGTAAGGCTGGTAGAATAAATGATCCCATCGTTACGGACCAAAGTTACTGGAACCTGGACTGGCTGCCGGACCCATCTCCAACCTTCTCGGAATGCAGAAATGTCTGGGACAACACAGAGCATGCTCTCGCCACATCTGAGGGGGCAACAGAAATCACTTAAAATAGCCACGTCCGTTTTAGAACTGGGACTTCTGACACACTACAATCAGTATTAGGAAAGGATCTCATGTacaccaccacccccccgcccgtCAAAAACTCTAGATGATGGAAAAAGCTTCATTAATTACCTGTACATAGTTTCAGCTTCTACATCTCCAAACCACACCCGTAAATTTGGAGTGAAATTCTGTCCTGTAAGTTCAAGCATTGCTACGTCCCCACCGCCATTCAACTGAAATTCACAGAAAATTAGACACTGTTgagaaacttttcatttttcattaaagtGCACAGATTAGTTTTTCATTTGACTATgatctatggaaaaaaaatggatgactaaaactcttcttttaaattatacgattatgggggcacctgggtggcttagttaagcaaccgcctttggctcaggtaagtgatcccaaggtcctgggacagagcctgaGACATGAGACACAAGACataagggaacctgcttctccctctccttctgtgccctcctccctccccacacccctacCTCCGCCatagtctctcaaataaataaataaaatctttaggaaaaaaataaatgagtataaaGACAAAGTGAGCTAATAATATATCTCAAGATAACATAAGAGTGAAtttaaacttctgttttcttgtaTAAAAgtatgctcttattttttttctttttttcttttcttttttccttttttaaaccaACAGGTGATGTATTAACAAAATCCTCAAATCATAAGatttgaagaaaaatcaaatttattgtgaaataaaatCATCCCAAGTCAGGGCCGAAAGCAGTTGCAAAGAGCTAAGAGTCAACGTGTGAGGAGGTGGTCTTACCTGAAGACTTTCTACGACAGGCACAGGGGTGACGGGGGCAAGGACAGGGCCCATCCCCTCATAAAACGTATACTCCGCCTTATCCGTACTAATGATTGTCCAGGAAGCTCCATCATTTATCATCTCTTTATTTGGTTCTTTTGGGCATGGAGTGGCCTTACAAAGAAAGAATGTTCAGAAAGGCAGTATTACATACACTGCAGGGTAAGACAATTCTAACAAGGTAGCACTCAAACACTGGACTTAACAGGGGAAGAGTTTGGTAAAAATTCATGAACATCCCAAACACGGTGCTTTGCCAGTCCTTAAACACAAACAGAATATTTAATACAGCAACCTCACATTCAGCAGCTTTtattataatatgaaatattttggtgacattattaaaaatgacaCCTTTCACAATGACCATTTGAGAGTACACCGGTACCTGAAAACATCAGTATTTGTGGTTTAAGTAGCTATTTAGAAGTCTTTACGGGGCCCTAAGAAAGAAACCAGGCGCCCCTGATGCTTAGAGGCAGTTAGAAACTCGTGCAATTTCAGCAGGAGGGAACCAAGATGTGAACTGGCACTCGCCTATCCCTACCTTAAAACACCCAGACCAGCCCATCAGCTCTGGCTGAGGAGAATGGCTGCATGTGGTCATCTCTCTGAAACAGGTCTTTAGATGTTTACAAATGAGTTTCACATCAAAGTATAATTATCCTATGCAATGGGATACCCATGTCATACACGAAAGACTTCTGAGTGAACACAGTAAAAAATGAGCTTTCGAAACATCTCATCATTACGATCTTGGAAGACCCCAATGTAAATCTAGTAATTATGAACCCTCCCCCAAAGTACACGTGTATCTATATATGATGTCTTCACACAGTTTCAGGAGATTCATTGAACAACCAAAATCTACTTTTGGATGATCTGAGGAAAACTTTTCGGTTCCCAGAACTGCAATTATTTCTACAAAAACATTGTTATAGTTTTGAGTTCTTCATTAAGTTAGGGTGACTGCCATATCTTAGGATCACGTAGGTTAAGAACCACTGGACTCGAGATAAATATGGGAGAACAGCTTTGTGTATTTGGGTACAAATAACATTAAATGAGAGTTTCCTGTTTCTGTATGCTGTTAAGCAAAGAGATGGCACATTTTTACCAATAATTTAAGAACATACCTGAAACTGGATTATTCTTTCTTGAGAAAGGCACAAGTACATTCTTTCTGTATCCTTAAGGTAAAATGCACATTTATGGAGTTGTGACACAGGATCATCTGCATCCAGTAATGCGGTCTGCTTATCAACCTTCCTAATTATCTATATttcaatgataaagaaaaaagtcatcaCATATGGAGAGCTTTCATTATGTACACTGCCAGGAGTACAGAGAAAGAATATGCTATAATAATATATCGCAGTTCACAAAGACATTCACAAACAATGAGGTGAAGTGTAAAAAACACTTTCAGATCATAAACATAGTAGAATGTGGAAGCGGTTACCTTCTTCTGTAAACACCTGAAAAATAGGGCAGGCAGCTACTTGTTTTCCGGATCATTGCTTTTCAAACTCTGATGTGCATACAAATCTTCTGGGATCCTTGTTAAGAACATATCTGTTCTAATCCCACAGATCTCATGGGGGCCTAACAGTCTGTATCTCTAACAAATTGACAGCTGATATTAATCCTGCTGGCCAATAGACCATATTCTGTGTAGCAAGTTCAGTGGACTCTTCCAATAATATACAATGACATCAAAGGAAAACCTAACTCTAAAAGAATACTATGCGTATGCTAGTCAATGCAGTCCATTATCTAtagatctgttttaaaaaatctaaattaagtATCATTTTGCGGCTTAGGAAGCGGGCTCAAAATCACCTGGTTGGAAGCTGAAGGACCAGAGTGCGATTCCAGGGCTGGCTGGCTGCCTGCCCAGCCTGAgctctattatattttataattcaaatatttcacaaaaagCACAGATGAAAGAGAATCCTATCAAGTCTGAGATGTCACTTAACCCATAGAAGGTAATCACTGAGTGTTTGATGATTATGAAGATCACTCTCAAGAGCACACAAACATGTTACAGAACTATTTCTCATCTAAaatcaaaagtaaagaaaatcctTCCTTGACTACacatccttctccctccctttctacTCCATTTCTTTGCTTATGGCAAACTCTCATCCTCACTGTCCAATCTCCTGAAGTTAACTTCAGCCTTTTGTCTCAAAGTCTCCACTATAATTGCCCTTGTGGAGAGCCACCCAGGACTTTGGGAGAGATGAATCCGTAGGTATCAGGAGACATCTGTCCTTAGCTTGCTAGCTTTCTCAGAAGCACTGACACAGCTGTCCTCCTTTTGGGGACAGCCGTGCTCTAACTGGCCTTCAGAGTACCCCAGGGCCAAGTCCTCAgaccccttctccttcttccatcctctttcctttctgcaCTACTTGGAGGTTGGCAAATCCTAAAGTTTTATCTCCAGCCCTAGGCTCTCTTCTCTGGCACTCATATATTTAGCTAGACTCAACAGTTCCACTTAAGATACTGAATAGGCTACCAAAGTCTTAATCAAaacaccaaattttaaaattcctcctTTGCATGATCCTCTTCCAACTCACAGGTCGATAAGCAGCACCACCATTCACTCAATCTAAAAACCTCAAGTCACCCTCGACTCCTTGTTTTCTCTTACACCGAATCATCCAATCTATCAAAAAATTCTGTTAAGtctcctttcaaataaatctgTCACCTCTTATCACCTTACCACTACAATACTGGTTTAAGATGCCACCACCAGCTCCTGCCTGAATTATGACAGAAGCCCAACCACTGTCTCTCTGCTCCCACTGCTATACCCCATGTTTTCCTCCTTTCACAGAGCAGCTGAAATTACCCTTCTAAACATAAACTAGCCACCAGGCCCTGTTTAAAACCCTCCGGTGGCCTCCTAGTATATGTAGATAATATCCCAATTCCTGCCActtgttccctccatccctctccccagctcGGGCTACCATGGCTTCATTACTAGTTCTCTCACATTCCCATCTCAAGTTCTTTTTGCACTTGTGCTGTTTGAAATGCTATTCACAGTCTGTGGTTCCCAACTTCATCCTGGTCTCTGCAAATATCCCCACTCCAAAGATTTCTCTGACCACTCGAAGGACTCCCCTCAGTCTGTATTCTCTTTATCCtgttttagctttattttcttatcaCTTGTATtaacctttaatattttaatatgggtGTTTCTTTAGCTGATTTTTGTCCATCTCTCTAacaaaatgtaagctccatgaagacagagaGCCTGTCTTGCTCACCAATATATTTCTGGTGTCTGGCACTGTCAGGACTATTTGCAGGATGCACGTATGAATGCAGGATGTAATACTTTGCTCCACAATGAACATCCTTAATAGTAACTACTCAGTTTTATAAGGATTAAATCAACATATGTAGAAGTACTTAGAACAGTACTATCAATATCATGTGAAATTGTTggcttttattactttaaatcttAATATTCAAAGATTCTTCTTTAACTAAGccacaatagtaaaaaaaaaaaaaaaaaaagggtcccAATCTTTTAAGTTAACATTCTTTGCATTTACAGTTTTTAGTTCTGCAGGTTATTAGAATATTGGCCATTCTATTAAAACCATGCCAATTTCTGAGTTTAAGGGCAGACAGTACACTTTTAGCAATTATAACTTCTAAGTCTGGAAGACTGACTAAACTCAAACAAAATGTTTCAATTCAGTGCCAAAGTCTTTgagttatatttaaatttgatGAGGTTTGAATTTTAGagaaacaactgatttttgaatAATGTTAAGTCTAAAGCGTCCTCTAAGTCTATAGCACTCACTCATGCTTCTCCCATCACGTAAGAGTCATGATTTGTATAGAGTACTGTTACTTGAGTGCTCCACTGTTTCTCCACTAGCTAAGAATAAGCACATTGAGACCATGAACCATGTTTGGCTCAATTTTATTCCCCACAAGAGTTCTTTGGACATAGACACTGCTGAATGACCTCTCACcaataaagaaaccaaagataTTCACTAGTGTTTGGCATCAAAAACTTGCTTTGGTCATTTCTAATTATTGAGAAAAGTAGGGAAATCTGATACCAGGTATTGCAAATATTCTAACTTAAGCTATCTGTCTGGTGAATTCTACATTCATAAAACATCAGGAATTATTCCAGCTGGTGTTCTCTCCTCTATGCTGGCTCTGTAACTTTGTTGGTacaatatttaacatatttctgAGATAAACTGGATACAACACTGTCCCCCAGCCTGACCTTGAATCAGGGCTACTCATAAATCCCCTCCATCCTAACTAAACTGTACTGTTTCAGAAAAGAAGGGGGAACACAAAGGAAGGAGTGTAGGggcttttgctttcattttgctAAGAAATGCAGTTTTTACAGTTTCAAAATCATCCTAGGGAACAAAAAGCCTTAAACACCATGCTTCTCTCTCAGAGTATgaaataacaatttaattttcaataaatctATCTTCTTGTGGGAGAGTAAACTAATAAAAactatacttatatttttaaagaaataagaatgccTATGCTTCTGAAAACCTGGTCCCATGATGGGATATAACAGGTACCACAAAAAATGAATACAGAGTATCTGTATTAGTTAAGGAAAGAAATCATAACATAATTATTTAGTGCCCTCTATTGAACATGTACAGATATacaaccaaaaaggaaaattccaTAAAAATTTATTAGAGTAGTGTAACAGAAAGTCATTACGAATGAAATCCATAAAAACTGGCTGACTTAAAtcgtttttaaaataaagtggaatATAATTGTGAATAATGAATAGCAGTGATTATAGATGCATgttcttaaattaaaaagcatgaaattgaagtgtatttttacatttgaatGCTGTGCCTATTTTACTACACATATGACTAAAGCTAAAGTAGAGCCATACCAATCTTGGGAGTGCCATGCCAGTAACAGAACACACAAGTTTGACTGTTTGTCCATAGTGGATGTAGCCATCGCGAACTGTGAACTCTTCTCCTTCTGATTCATCATCATCCACTACagtagagtgaaaaaaaaaaagatcaaattattATCTTGTAGGATTCATTAACTTACtcaggaaaacaataaaacaatatatacttatatgtctTATTATCAAAGAATTTAACAATTTCACACTAAAAACATCAAATATGCATTCTCATACTCACAGAGATGAATATAAAATGCTCCCCATTGCTGAGAACTGGCATGGAAATTACCTCCTTCTACATGTAAGTATCTGGTACTAACTGTCTGGGATCGAAGTCGATTAAACAGAGCCACCTTTGTTCCTGAGGCAATGCATActgcaaagaaaaaatagcttCTATTTATGTGATTGGGAGAAGGGAGCTGTACTTGGCAAATTGTGATTATTCTTTACAAATtgataccccccccccccaaaaaaaagtcaaagtaacTCATTGATAATGTTATGCTAAAAAGATAAACTATGAccataagaataattttaaaaattttaaaaattttaaaatgaggactACACAGTATGTTTCATGCAGTGCTATACAgtaaagggaaattattttttaaataataaatatcaaatagaAAATTGATTAAATATAATATCATTCACCTATTTAAATAATGTGCATCTAAAATGCATTGATAAATATCTCCCTAGAAGATCCCGGAGTGGAAAAGCAGACTCTAAAACCCTCTGTATACTGTGGTTTCATCaggtaaatacacacacacacacacacacacacacacacacacatttatgtgaTTGCACGTTCTCCATGTGCTCAAATCCAATTCTATGGAATGTATTCATAGAGAGAGGTCTAGGAGAATGTTTACCAAAGTTGATGCCAACTGCCTCTGTGATTTtagagattttgatttttttctaaataccttGAAGTATGGTGGTGCATGAAATTTCatggagaaaacacacacacacacaacaaaccaACCACATCTATGTAAGCaggaaaatattctgaaagtgAAATATGTTTTTTGCCAAGAAGATACTTATGATcaatagaaaaacaaagttagaggttaaataaaatcctctaatttgaattagaaatagtctgggggtgcctggttggctcagtcagttaagcatctgcctttggctcaggtcatgatcctggagtcctgggatggaccccaggtcaggctccctgctcagtggggagtcagcccctccccctctgggtctccctcatcccacttgtgctctaataaatagataaaatcttaaaaagtccaAATACATGACATTAGCAAGAACCCTCTACTATCACTATAAATAAGCCTTGTCCTTCAGCAGcaacaaaaaaccacaaagaaaaacaaatttaaatctgACCAAACTTCTAAATTAAATCTATAAAACCAAACTTAATAGACAGGTTCCTCTGAGCCCTGTTTTCAAGTAGGCCTCTACCTCGGGCCCAGGGATTGGCCTGCCCAGCCCAGTTACTCCAAGAACCTGCTAAGTCATCTTCCCACCCTCGGTATCTGATCAAGTTTCTCATCTCCCACTCTGCCTATCGGGCCAACTTTTAGCAAAAAGCCTGCTGAGCAGGCTCCTCTAGAACACCCTTACCCTTAGTGTTTCCTCTTAGTCATTTTCTACCCACCGACCCCTCTGTCCCGTAGCTCCCGCCATGCTGCTCCTTGACTATATAAATCTTTACTTGTCCTGGATGTATAGAGAACTGAGCTCAGTTCTACATTGAAGTTTCTTCTCCATACTGTCATAGTACTGAACAAAATTCACCTTTATCACCTTTAACTAGTGTCTGGCTCTAGTGTGTTTCTCTTTGATACTAcaaatttacaaaaatacattaaactacatctaggaaatgaaattaacaaaatctAATATGTGGAAATCTCCCAGAGCTAAATGTCTTGGTCTCCTGAATAAACACATTAcaaggggggagagagacagagagagagagagagggagggagggaaggaaatgaaaatggaatccACAGATGATAAATACTCAAGGACATGTCTACACATTATTTCTGGTGGAGATTCAAAATGTGAATTGTGAttcaaacaaaaaacttaaaaaataacattttagacaATTTTATATTTGATCGACTAGGTATTTGAtgagatgaaattattttttatagttgttttatgacatatttgtttttatgtgatcatagttttataattatattaaaaaaaatccaagagccCCTATCTTTCAGAGATACATATTTATAGATGATTTGTCTTGGATTTACAACAAACTAAAATGAGGCAGAGGAAAGCAGGGTGAGAGAGGAATATAGATGAAGTAAGACTGGCCTACAGTTAAGATCACTGCCAAAGTTAGATGATGAACACAAGAGGTTTCATGTAATTATGTAACTTTCTACTGTATTCTATTTGAAAACTTCCATAATATAAAGTAAATGATTACAGTAATAATGACTGAGAGAGCTAAAACCAACCAATACATAAAAACTCAGTAAGTTCATaataagacaaaatgaaacaaaacaaaagcaattaaaCTACACAAAACTCCTAAAACCTCACTGGgcactttaaaagaaagaatactattattgttattctaCAAATTAGTAAATAAGCATTCATCCTACCTTTCCTCTGTAGACTATACTTGAAACAAACTGCTAACAAATTAAGTCATaagtaaaagaattagaaaaagccCTTCATAAAACGCTGGATTTAAGCAGCAATCATCAATAGTTAAGGTTGCTGAGGAACTCTGTAACAGATGGATTAGGCTAACAACAGCTCAACTTACTCTAAACAATTTTAAGGATCAAGAAGTGGGGTGATCAGATATCATATGGCTTCTGatttgaaggaaacaaaacatataGAGGACCACCTAATTCTAAACTAAGTCTTTAAGTCTAACCAGCAGTTTATGGAAAATATGAGAGACAGAAGCACATGTAATCAGCCAGATTCAGAATATggaaattccaaaagaaaaatgccCAGTTTCTTCAACCAACAACATGGAAGAAAAGGTTGGAGGGGGAGAGAATACCCTATTACAGATTAAAACGTATGGACCTTCTTTGGATCCAAGTTTGAACAGGCcaactgctaaaaaaaaacaaaacaccatggaAACATAACTGCAAAAAGTCTGCAGAGGGACTGGCTTTTTAGATGGCATTAGAGGACTACTGTCAACTTTTTTAGGCATACTGttgcttaaaaagaaagttatctgTTAGAGTCACTCCTGCAGAAATGGTGGCTGAAAGAACAGGATAGCTgagatttccattaaaatattccacctgtcagagaaggaagaggccatggaaataataaaacagcACTGGCAAAACCTGTTGAGGCCAGGTATATGGTCACCTTACACTCCTTTCTCCCTTTTACTAAGTCTGAAAGTTTTTCATCACAGAgagttaaaataaagaaaagcaaaggagatgTAGGAGTTGAAATCTATAATTTAAATCAGACAGCATTTATCTTTGGTAGTCCAAAAATTTGCTCATGAGACAGCAATCTTTGCCAGAGTaaccatattaaaatttttgtttaggttttcaggatggcCTTCCAAAGCCTGCTTAAGAATAGTGTCTCTCAAAGAGGAGCTTTTGACATTCTTGGTGGATCAATTCTCCAtggaatgagaatgaaaacatttAGCATCACTGGCCCAAAACACCCAATGCCATCATCACTCCCTAGTCACTCATGGCAAAAGGGAATAAAACCTCCATTTTTCCATATGCCTCTGGGGAGCAGTGAAGAACCCAGTCTGGTTGGGAACCATTTCCCTAGACCAGGTACTGtccatttcaattaaaaaaaaaaaaaaaaaaaaaaaagaaagaaacccataaAGTGGCAATAATAAATTAATGTGACAGTTTCAGATAAAGTGAGGGCcacaaaaatattagtaaataaatttgCTATCAAAAAGcataatctttaatttttaattaaaaatatagttgaaTCTATCTTATCAATTTATGGTGGGAATTGgtggcaaaaaagaaaattcaagcatACATACAGTCAGCATTTTTCAATGACTGCTTCTTTTTGGAAGGTTTGGAAATGACTTTTATCCGCTTGCTGAGGAACACACCAATGTCATCGCTGTTGCCGTAGAACATCTTTACAGACAACATGAAGTGCTTTCTTTTGTCTGAATCAGATATGTACAATGTTTTGGCTGTGCAATAGTTctgtgaaagaaaaggagaatttcaATAGCACCAAAACCCTGTTGGTTATGTACTTACAGCTCAGCATGGCCGTAGCTAGGTTTTCAATGAATGAATTCGATGAATAACTGATAAAACTGcaaaaattactgaaattcaTCTCTGAAGACAAAGCACTGTCAGTCATCTTTATCAAGTCTATAAAATACTAACATTGTGATCCATTTTACCCTAAGactgttttaaaagttttctgttttatatagcTCTACACCTATATCACAGAATTATTAATGCTACagcagtcttttttaaaatagaattttacagttaaaaaaaaaaaaagcccatgactgtatttcttcaaagaacacaTATACATAAGGCTATCTGAATTCAACAGAATTATGTTAAGAGTTTTTAGCAGTGGTCCTTTTGAAAATAGTGCAGTGTTTTTCTTAGTTAGACTTTAGAGAACCACCTGTAAATCTGATGAAAACAGCATTAGACTAATCAgatagttataaaatattttaatgccagAAAGTGATATGAACATAGATTAAAGAACTCTTTATAAAAAAGGGGGTGACTGCCCAATGGGTAATTCATATTATTATATCATCCAAAGACTggactgaggggtgcctggctggctcagtcagtagagcatgagactttcGATCTCccggttgagttcaagccccactttggggacagtgcttaatttaaaaaaaaaaaaaaaaaaaaggaagaagaagaaagaaagaaaaaagaaaaagaacaacaacaacaacaactagatTGAAAGGTAACAGAGAAAATAAGCACATCAAGATGGCAGTTTACCAGAAAATAAATTCTGGTAACTGACAAGATAGAATTAAGGAGATATTGCACTAGCAAAACAGTAGCAACACTCTCAATGctattgtttcaaatatatatgaCAAATTCTAAAATCTTTCCTACTCCCCTGATCGCCGTGAATTaggcaaagaaatgaattctTGATCTCTTTTTCCACATTGGATAAATGATGCTCAAACACAgcttagatatttaaaatatttgaattatattttttaaaagatcaatgtTCTACCTTAAAATTAGGTTAAACAAGTTTCTTTGACTAcctctgttgtttcttttaaaaattaggaaaaatgcaACTCATTTAGGAAATAGCTAATGTACTCTAggttcttgattttttaaattgtaatcaCAAGCAATTTTagtagcaaaacaaaaacaatgccgCAGTTTATTTCACTTCTCAATAACAAAATCATGTAAGAAAATGCAGGTGCCATGTGACTATTTTACACTCAATTAAGTTTGCAAAAATTCAGAAGTATGGTAAAAGCTTTGAGAAGCTTTGTACTgtagaagacaaaatgaagataaagttaataatagcaataagaaaaatgaaaacaacagtacTTCGCACTCATGCAGCTTTTTTTTCTCAGGATCTCCAAGTTCTAAGAGATGCTgcaaatacaataaaaaacacTGAAGGTCAGATTAAGCCTAAACTATGGAATTGTTCTGCACCATAAAAGACACTAGGAAAATAAGTATCAACGTACTAAAGCAGAGAGttacaggaaacaaaaataaaatgtgtgtctAAATGAAGACAaattcgggatgcctgggtggctcagcggtttggcgcctgccttcagcctagggcgtgatcctggacacatcgggctccctgcatggagcctgcttctccctctgcctctgcctctgcctctctctctctctctctctctctctttctctctgtgtgtgtgtctctcatgaataaataaataaaaccttaaaaaaaaaaataaatgaagaaaaattctcAAGGGAAAAAGACTTTCACCCAAAgggttttatttggaaaaagcaaATGCATGTATATCcctttggaaaaaaaggaaaa is from Canis lupus familiaris isolate Mischka breed German Shepherd chromosome 3, alternate assembly UU_Cfam_GSD_1.0, whole genome shotgun sequence and encodes:
- the RBPJ gene encoding recombining binding protein suppressor of hairless isoform X1 produces the protein MDFVWVEGWHESGCLLATFQRRGEKSLTQASELSSILSPSPVSRKREAMRNYLKERGDQTVLILHAKVAQKSYGNEKRFFCPPPCVYLMGSGWKKKKEQMERDGCSEQESQPCAFIGIGNSDQEMQQLNLEGKNYCTAKTLYISDSDKRKHFMLSVKMFYGNSDDIGVFLSKRIKVISKPSKKKQSLKNADLCIASGTKVALFNRLRSQTVSTRYLHVEGGNFHASSQQWGAFYIHLLDDDESEGEEFTVRDGYIHYGQTVKLVCSVTGMALPRLIIRKVDKQTALLDADDPVSQLHKCAFYLKDTERMYLCLSQERIIQFQATPCPKEPNKEMINDGASWTIISTDKAEYTFYEGMGPVLAPVTPVPVVESLQLNGGGDVAMLELTGQNFTPNLRVWFGDVEAETMYRCGESMLCVVPDISAFREGWRWVRQPVQVPVTLVRNDGIIYSTSLTFTYTPEPGPRPHCSAAGAILRANSSQVPPNESNTNSEGSYTNVSTNSTSVTSSAATVVS
- the RBPJ gene encoding recombining binding protein suppressor of hairless isoform X2, with product MTLEPPKRTRVKMIGPLYPALPRKFGERPPPKRLTREAMRNYLKERGDQTVLILHAKVAQKSYGNEKRFFCPPPCVYLMGSGWKKKKEQMERDGCSEQESQPCAFIGIGNSDQEMQQLNLEGKNYCTAKTLYISDSDKRKHFMLSVKMFYGNSDDIGVFLSKRIKVISKPSKKKQSLKNADLCIASGTKVALFNRLRSQTVSTRYLHVEGGNFHASSQQWGAFYIHLLDDDESEGEEFTVRDGYIHYGQTVKLVCSVTGMALPRLIIRKVDKQTALLDADDPVSQLHKCAFYLKDTERMYLCLSQERIIQFQATPCPKEPNKEMINDGASWTIISTDKAEYTFYEGMGPVLAPVTPVPVVESLQLNGGGDVAMLELTGQNFTPNLRVWFGDVEAETMYRCGESMLCVVPDISAFREGWRWVRQPVQVPVTLVRNDGIIYSTSLTFTYTPEPGPRPHCSAAGAILRANSSQVPPNESNTNSEGSYTNVSTNSTSVTSSAATVVS
- the RBPJ gene encoding recombining binding protein suppressor of hairless isoform X3, with protein sequence MDHTAGSPAEAPPAHAPSLGKFGERPPPKRLTREAMRNYLKERGDQTVLILHAKVAQKSYGNEKRFFCPPPCVYLMGSGWKKKKEQMERDGCSEQESQPCAFIGIGNSDQEMQQLNLEGKNYCTAKTLYISDSDKRKHFMLSVKMFYGNSDDIGVFLSKRIKVISKPSKKKQSLKNADLCIASGTKVALFNRLRSQTVSTRYLHVEGGNFHASSQQWGAFYIHLLDDDESEGEEFTVRDGYIHYGQTVKLVCSVTGMALPRLIIRKVDKQTALLDADDPVSQLHKCAFYLKDTERMYLCLSQERIIQFQATPCPKEPNKEMINDGASWTIISTDKAEYTFYEGMGPVLAPVTPVPVVESLQLNGGGDVAMLELTGQNFTPNLRVWFGDVEAETMYRCGESMLCVVPDISAFREGWRWVRQPVQVPVTLVRNDGIIYSTSLTFTYTPEPGPRPHCSAAGAILRANSSQVPPNESNTNSEGSYTNVSTNSTSVTSSAATVVS
- the RBPJ gene encoding recombining binding protein suppressor of hairless isoform X6 codes for the protein MRNYLKERGDQTVLILHAKVAQKSYGNEKRFFCPPPCVYLMGSGWKKKKEQMERDGCSEQESQPCAFIGIGNSDQEMQQLNLEGKNYCTAKTLYISDSDKRKHFMLSVKMFYGNSDDIGVFLSKRIKVISKPSKKKQSLKNADLCIASGTKVALFNRLRSQTVSTRYLHVEGGNFHASSQQWGAFYIHLLDDDESEGEEFTVRDGYIHYGQTVKLVCSVTGMALPRLIIRKVDKQTALLDADDPVSQLHKCAFYLKDTERMYLCLSQERIIQFQATPCPKEPNKEMINDGASWTIISTDKAEYTFYEGMGPVLAPVTPVPVVESLQLNGGGDVAMLELTGQNFTPNLRVWFGDVEAETMYRCGESMLCVVPDISAFREGWRWVRQPVQVPVTLVRNDGIIYSTSLTFTYTPEPGPRPHCSAAGAILRANSSQVPPNESNTNSEGSYTNVSTNSTSVTSSAATVVS
- the RBPJ gene encoding recombining binding protein suppressor of hairless isoform X5, with amino-acid sequence MAWIKRKFGERPPPKRLTREAMRNYLKERGDQTVLILHAKVAQKSYGNEKRFFCPPPCVYLMGSGWKKKKEQMERDGCSEQESQPCAFIGIGNSDQEMQQLNLEGKNYCTAKTLYISDSDKRKHFMLSVKMFYGNSDDIGVFLSKRIKVISKPSKKKQSLKNADLCIASGTKVALFNRLRSQTVSTRYLHVEGGNFHASSQQWGAFYIHLLDDDESEGEEFTVRDGYIHYGQTVKLVCSVTGMALPRLIIRKVDKQTALLDADDPVSQLHKCAFYLKDTERMYLCLSQERIIQFQATPCPKEPNKEMINDGASWTIISTDKAEYTFYEGMGPVLAPVTPVPVVESLQLNGGGDVAMLELTGQNFTPNLRVWFGDVEAETMYRCGESMLCVVPDISAFREGWRWVRQPVQVPVTLVRNDGIIYSTSLTFTYTPEPGPRPHCSAAGAILRANSSQVPPNESNTNSEGSYTNVSTNSTSVTSSAATVVS